A stretch of the Luteimonas sp. JM171 genome encodes the following:
- the tdh gene encoding L-threonine 3-dehydrogenase: MPATMRALVKREASKGMWMAEVPVPAPGPNEVLIRVEKAAICGTDLHIYLWDEWSQRTIKPGLVVGHEFVGRVAALGPGVSGYQIGQRVSAEGHIVCGHCRNCRAGKQHLCPNTVGIGVNRDGAFADYVVMPASNLWPIPDQIPSELAAFFDPYGNAAHCALEFDVVGEDVLITGAGPIGVMAAGICKHIGARNVVVTDVNDYRLKLAADMGATRVVNVTNSSVKDVMADLHLEGFDVGLEMSGNPHAFNDMLDCMYHGGKVALLGILPKGAGIDWDRIIFKGLTVQGIYGRRMYETWYKMTQLVLGGFPLHKVLSHQLPAEDFQKGFDLMESGKSGKVVLNWN, encoded by the coding sequence ATCCCCGCCACCATGCGCGCGCTCGTCAAGCGCGAAGCCTCCAAGGGCATGTGGATGGCAGAGGTGCCGGTTCCCGCGCCCGGCCCCAACGAGGTGCTGATCCGGGTGGAAAAGGCCGCGATCTGCGGCACCGACCTGCACATCTACCTGTGGGACGAATGGAGCCAGCGCACGATCAAGCCGGGGCTGGTGGTCGGCCATGAGTTCGTCGGCCGCGTCGCCGCGCTCGGGCCGGGCGTGAGTGGCTACCAGATCGGCCAGCGCGTGTCCGCCGAAGGCCACATCGTGTGCGGCCACTGCCGCAACTGCCGCGCCGGCAAGCAGCACCTGTGCCCCAACACCGTGGGCATCGGCGTCAACCGCGACGGCGCCTTCGCCGACTACGTCGTGATGCCGGCCAGCAACCTGTGGCCGATCCCCGACCAGATCCCCAGCGAGCTGGCGGCCTTCTTCGACCCGTACGGCAACGCCGCCCACTGCGCGCTGGAGTTCGACGTGGTCGGCGAGGACGTGCTGATCACCGGCGCCGGCCCGATCGGGGTCATGGCTGCCGGCATCTGCAAGCACATCGGCGCACGCAACGTGGTGGTCACGGACGTCAACGACTACCGCCTCAAGCTGGCCGCCGACATGGGCGCCACCCGGGTGGTCAACGTCACCAACTCCTCGGTCAAGGACGTGATGGCCGACCTGCACCTGGAAGGCTTCGACGTCGGGCTGGAGATGAGCGGCAACCCGCACGCCTTCAACGACATGCTCGATTGCATGTACCACGGCGGCAAGGTCGCCCTGCTCGGCATCCTGCCCAAGGGTGCGGGCATCGACTGGGACCGCATCATCTTCAAGGGCCTGACCGTGCAGGGCATCTACGGCCGGCGCATGTACGAGACCTGGTACAAGATGACCCAGCTCGTGCTCGGCGGGTTCCCGCTGCACAAGGTGCTCAGCCACCAGCTCCCCGCCGAAGACTTCCAGAAGGGCTTCGACCTGATGGAATCGGGCAAATCGGGCAAGGTGGTGCTCAACTGGAATTGA
- a CDS encoding OmpA family protein — protein sequence MKMKLLCAALAGGLGLASAANAQEFDDRWYITAGAGYNMQDEDRRTSDAPQVSLGLGKFISPVWSVDGELNYQNPNFRSANSVEGSNPDLNWSQYGISFDFRRHFIEEGRGWNPYLLFGVGYQRSEEEYDAYPNPNSPGEREDGNFSAKIGGGIQGDFSNRVAVRAEIFMRGDFDDDSYAANGSRDWEGYPHNQEESYFTDVVAQVGLVIPLGPEPTAPVAPPPPPPPPPAPAEPPPPAPITIDLTGVNFDFDRSTLRPDAVQILNEAIEILRRYPDLQVEVAGHTDSIGTEQYNQGLSERRAQAVYDYLTSNGIDASRLQGPIGYGESRPIAPNTNPDGTDNPEGRARNRRTELNVQN from the coding sequence ATGAAAATGAAACTCCTCTGTGCCGCGCTGGCAGGCGGCCTCGGCCTGGCCTCGGCGGCCAATGCGCAGGAGTTCGACGACCGCTGGTACATCACCGCGGGCGCGGGCTACAACATGCAGGACGAGGACCGTCGCACCAGCGACGCGCCGCAGGTCTCGCTGGGCCTGGGCAAGTTCATCAGCCCGGTGTGGTCGGTGGACGGTGAGCTCAACTACCAGAACCCGAATTTCCGCAGCGCCAACAGCGTGGAAGGTTCGAACCCGGATCTGAACTGGAGCCAGTACGGCATCTCGTTCGACTTCCGTCGCCACTTCATCGAAGAAGGCCGCGGCTGGAACCCGTACCTGCTGTTCGGCGTTGGCTACCAGCGCAGCGAAGAGGAGTACGACGCGTACCCGAACCCGAACTCGCCCGGTGAGCGCGAAGACGGCAACTTCTCCGCCAAGATCGGTGGTGGTATCCAGGGCGATTTCAGCAACCGCGTTGCGGTTCGCGCCGAAATCTTCATGCGCGGCGACTTTGACGACGACAGCTACGCGGCCAACGGCTCGCGCGACTGGGAAGGCTACCCGCACAACCAGGAAGAGAGCTACTTCACCGACGTCGTGGCCCAGGTTGGCCTGGTGATCCCGCTGGGTCCGGAGCCGACCGCCCCGGTTGCCCCGCCGCCGCCGCCGCCGCCGCCGCCGGCTCCCGCCGAGCCGCCGCCGCCGGCCCCGATCACCATTGATCTGACCGGCGTGAACTTCGACTTCGACCGTTCCACCCTGCGCCCGGACGCGGTGCAGATCCTGAACGAGGCGATCGAGATCCTGCGCCGCTACCCGGACCTGCAGGTTGAAGTTGCCGGCCACACCGACTCGATCGGTACCGAGCAGTACAACCAGGGCCTGTCCGAGCGTCGCGCCCAGGCGGTGTACGACTACCTGACCAGCAACGGCATTGATGCCAGCCGTCTGCAGGGTCCGATCGGCTACGGCGAGAGCCGCCCGATCGCGCCGAACACCAACCCGGACGGCACCGACAATCCGGAAGGTCGCGCGCGTAACCGCCGCACCGAGCTGAACGTCCAGAACTGA
- a CDS encoding bifunctional 2-methylcitrate dehydratase/aconitate hydratase, which yields MTAQDVRSAARPEPDRSMAEIADYVLDARIESEEAWATARLMLADSMACAMLAMKFDECVRHLGPLVQGGEIPGGARVPGTRFELDPAQAAFNIGTQVRWLDFNDTWLAAEWGHPSDNLGTILAVADWQARKEGKSITMRDVLGWAIKAHEIQGVYALRNAFNRVGLDHVILVRLASTAVATAMLGGSRDEVITAISHSWIDNGVLRTYRHAPNTGPRKSWAAGDACRRAVTHALNAVHRKVVGYPSAVTAKTWGFRDVAFGGREFEFERPFGSYVMENILFKISWPAEFHAQTAVECAMRLHEAVRGRLDEVDRIEIHTQEAAIRIIDKTGPLANYADRDHCLQYMVAVPLIFGRLTAEDYGDEVAADPRIDALRDRMVVREDPSFTRDYHDPARRYIGNAVQVFFRDGSATGKVTVDFPVGHRRRREEGIPLLLAKYRDALHAHLPGPQAKRLVELAENPEALDQLAVEDYLGLYRS from the coding sequence ATGACCGCACAGGATGTCCGATCCGCCGCCCGACCCGAACCCGACCGCTCAATGGCGGAAATCGCCGATTACGTGCTGGATGCCCGGATTGAATCGGAGGAGGCCTGGGCCACCGCGCGTTTGATGCTGGCCGACTCGATGGCCTGCGCGATGCTGGCGATGAAGTTCGATGAGTGCGTCCGGCACCTGGGCCCCCTGGTGCAGGGTGGGGAGATCCCCGGCGGGGCGAGGGTGCCCGGCACGAGGTTCGAGCTCGACCCGGCGCAGGCGGCCTTCAACATTGGCACACAGGTGCGCTGGCTGGATTTCAACGACACCTGGCTGGCGGCCGAGTGGGGGCACCCTTCCGACAACCTGGGCACGATCCTGGCCGTCGCCGATTGGCAGGCACGCAAGGAAGGCAAGTCGATCACCATGCGCGACGTGCTGGGCTGGGCCATCAAGGCGCACGAGATCCAGGGCGTGTATGCGCTGCGCAATGCCTTCAATCGCGTGGGCCTGGACCACGTGATCCTGGTGCGCCTGGCCTCGACGGCCGTGGCGACCGCGATGCTGGGTGGCTCCCGCGACGAGGTGATCACGGCGATCTCCCATTCGTGGATCGACAACGGGGTCCTGCGGACCTATCGCCACGCCCCCAACACCGGGCCCCGCAAGAGCTGGGCCGCCGGCGACGCCTGCCGCCGGGCGGTCACCCACGCCCTCAATGCGGTGCACCGGAAGGTGGTGGGGTATCCCAGCGCGGTGACCGCAAAGACATGGGGCTTCCGCGACGTCGCTTTCGGGGGGCGGGAGTTTGAATTCGAGCGCCCCTTCGGCAGCTACGTGATGGAGAACATCCTGTTCAAGATCAGCTGGCCGGCCGAATTCCATGCCCAGACAGCGGTGGAGTGCGCCATGCGCCTGCACGAGGCGGTGCGCGGGCGCCTGGACGAAGTCGACCGGATCGAGATCCACACCCAGGAAGCGGCGATCCGGATCATCGACAAGACCGGCCCGCTCGCCAACTATGCTGACCGCGACCACTGCCTGCAGTACATGGTGGCCGTGCCGCTGATCTTCGGGCGCCTCACCGCGGAGGATTACGGCGACGAGGTGGCCGCGGATCCGCGCATTGATGCCCTTCGTGACCGCATGGTGGTCCGGGAGGACCCGTCCTTCACCCGCGATTACCATGACCCGGCGCGGCGCTACATCGGCAATGCCGTGCAGGTCTTTTTCCGCGACGGCTCCGCGACCGGGAAAGTTACGGTGGATTTTCCGGTTGGGCACCGGCGGCGGAGGGAGGAAGGCATCCCGCTGCTGCTGGCAAAGTACCGCGACGCACTCCACGCCCATTTGCCCGGGCCCCAGGCCAAACGCCTGGTGGAATTGGCCGAAAACCCGGAAGCGCTGGACCAGCTGGCGGTGGAGGACTATCTTGGGCTCTATCGCAGCTGA
- the kbl gene encoding glycine C-acetyltransferase — MSAIQRYSDSLEEIREQGLFKSERIITGPQSAEITLEDGRQVLNFCANNYLGLADHPDLIQAAKDALDSHGFGLASVRFICGTQDLHKELEKTIADFFGKDDTILYAACFDANGGLFEPLLGPEDAIVSDSLNHASIIDGVRLCKARRYRYANCDMADLEAQLKQAKADGARTIMITTDGVFSMDGFVAPLDEITALAEKYGALVHIDECHATGFIGETGRGSAEVKGVLDRIDIITGTLGKAMGGAIGGFTTASAEVIEMLRQRSRPYLFSNSLPPHVVAAGTKAFQMLDAAGELRERLRENTAYFREKMSAAGFDLKPGDHPIVPVMLYDAPLAQRFADRLLEEGIYAIGFFFPVVPKGEARIRTQMSAAHTREHLDRAIDAFTRIGRELGVIAG; from the coding sequence ATGTCGGCCATCCAACGTTATTCCGACTCCCTCGAGGAGATCCGCGAACAGGGCCTGTTCAAGTCCGAGCGGATCATCACGGGGCCGCAATCGGCCGAGATCACCCTCGAGGACGGGCGCCAGGTTCTGAACTTCTGCGCCAACAATTACCTCGGGCTGGCGGATCATCCCGACCTCATCCAGGCGGCCAAGGACGCGCTGGATTCCCATGGCTTCGGGCTGGCCTCCGTGCGCTTCATCTGCGGCACCCAGGACCTGCACAAGGAACTGGAGAAAACCATTGCCGACTTCTTCGGCAAGGACGACACCATCCTCTATGCCGCCTGCTTCGACGCCAATGGCGGGCTGTTCGAGCCCCTGCTCGGGCCCGAGGATGCGATTGTCTCCGACTCGCTCAACCACGCGTCGATCATCGACGGCGTGCGCCTGTGCAAGGCCAGGCGCTACCGCTACGCCAACTGCGACATGGCCGACCTGGAGGCCCAGCTGAAGCAGGCGAAGGCCGACGGCGCGCGCACGATCATGATCACCACCGACGGCGTGTTCTCGATGGACGGCTTCGTGGCTCCACTGGACGAGATCACCGCGCTGGCGGAAAAGTACGGCGCGCTGGTGCACATCGACGAATGCCATGCCACCGGCTTCATCGGCGAGACCGGCCGCGGCTCCGCCGAGGTCAAGGGCGTGCTCGACAGGATCGACATCATCACGGGCACGCTGGGCAAGGCAATGGGGGGCGCGATCGGCGGCTTCACCACCGCCAGCGCAGAAGTCATCGAGATGCTGCGCCAGCGTTCACGCCCCTACCTGTTTTCCAACTCGCTGCCGCCGCATGTCGTTGCCGCGGGAACGAAGGCGTTCCAGATGCTTGACGCCGCCGGCGAACTGCGCGAACGCCTGCGTGAGAACACGGCCTACTTCCGCGAAAAGATGTCTGCGGCAGGCTTCGACCTCAAGCCCGGCGACCATCCGATCGTCCCGGTCATGCTGTATGACGCACCGCTCGCGCAGCGCTTTGCCGACCGCCTGCTCGAGGAAGGCATCTACGCAATCGGGTTCTTCTTCCCCGTCGTGCCCAAGGGCGAGGCCAGGATCCGCACCCAGATGAGCGCAGCGCATACACGGGAGCACCTGGACCGCGCCATCGACGCCTTCACCCGCATCGGCCGCGAGCTGGGCGTCATCGCCGGCTGA